The nucleotide window CGTTCCGTATACCTCACATCGTACATTCTACATATTTTGAGCCATTTCGGTTTCATTTTTAAAAAGGGTACGCAATTAATTTTTTACAAAGCTTTTTATCGATTGTAGTACCGGTTTCTAAAAAAGCTTAAATGAAAGTATATTATGGCACGTTACAATGGTCCTAAGACCAAAATCTCCCGTATTTTCGGGGAGCCTATTTTAGGTAATGGTAAATGGTTGGGTAAAAACAGTAACCCTCCCGGTCAGCACGGTGAAAAACGCAAACGTAAAACTCTGGGTGAATACGCTTTACAATTGCGCGAAAAACAAAAAGCTAAATACACTTACGGTGTTTTAGAGAAACAATTCCGCAAAACTTACGAAGAAGCAAACCGTCGTAAAGGTGTAACCGGTGAAAACCTTATCAAATTATTGGAGTCTCGTTTAGACAACACGGTATTCCGCATGGGTA belongs to Niabella yanshanensis and includes:
- the rpsD gene encoding 30S ribosomal protein S4, with the protein product MARYNGPKTKISRIFGEPILGNGKWLGKNSNPPGQHGEKRKRKTLGEYALQLREKQKAKYTYGVLEKQFRKTYEEANRRKGVTGENLIKLLESRLDNTVFRMGIAPSRPAARQLVSHKHIEVNGEVVNIPSYLLKAGDIITIKEGSRSRTSITSVITPKNPKFSWVDFNETTLTGTFITYPERESVPENIKEQLIVELYNK